Proteins encoded within one genomic window of Lynx canadensis isolate LIC74 chromosome B4, mLynCan4.pri.v2, whole genome shotgun sequence:
- the LOC115519152 gene encoding cytochrome c-like — translation MGDVEKGKKIFVQKCAQCHTVEKGGKHKTGQNLHGLFGRKTGQAPGLSYTDANKNKGITWGEETLMEYLENPKKYVPGTKMIFAGIKKAGERANLIAYLKKATKE, via the coding sequence ATGGGTGATGTTGAGAAGGGCAAGAAGATTTTTGTTCAGAAGTGTGCCCAGTGCCATACTGTGGAAAAGGGAGGCAAGCACAAGACTGGACAAAATCTCCATGGTTTATTTGGGCGAAAAACAGGTCAAGCCCCTGGGTTGTCTTACACGGATGCCAACAAGAACAAAGGCATCACTTGGGGAGAGGAGACATTGATGGAGTATttggagaatcccaagaagtacGTCCCTGGAACAAAAATGATCTTCGCTGGCATTAAGAAGGCAGGGGAAAGAGCGAACTTGATAGCTTATCTCAAAAAAGCTACTAAGGAATAA
- the APOF gene encoding apolipoprotein F, translating to MCTVSDMCGLRFITIQVELLFCYLLLHPVDAISYGNQTNILMHLPSSLRSWPPSSDPLFCQTLLPKSLPGFTHVAPLLKFLVGLPLLITLEKAGCQADTWALQLQLYHQGGVKATQILIRHLQGLQKSRSTGRAVSVDALASALQLLTREQRGPQRAQRSLPINDCEQEQEQGVHDIVQLLPGVGTYYNLGTALYYAAQNCSDKAKERGQDGVIDMGYDFLMTMVGLSGGPTGLLISAALKPAVKAGIQQLIQYYYVNEANTPLPEISEETWGRALNVSDLEETTSKAL from the exons ATG TGTACTGTTTCAGACATGTGTGGCCTCAGATTCATCACGATACAAGTTGAGCTGCTTTTTTGCTACCTCCTGCTGCACCCTGTGGATGCCATTTCATATGGAAACCAGACAAATATTCTGATGCACCTTCCCTCATCCTTGAGGTCCTGGCCACCTTCCTCAGACCCTTTGTTCTGCCAGACCCTGCTCCCAAAGTCCCTGCCTGGCTTCACCCACGTGGCCCCTCTACTCAAGTTCTTGGTAGGCTTGCCACTGCTGATCACCCTGGAGAAAGCTGGCTGCCAGGCTGATACCTGGGCCCTGCAACTTCAGTTGTATCATCAGGGGGGTGTGAAAGCTACACAGATCCTCATCCGGCATCTTCAAGGGCTCCAGAAAAGCAGAAGCACAGGGAGGGCAGTTTCAGTGGATGCCCTGGCCTCTGCTCTACAGCTGTTGACCAGGGAGCAGCGGGGCCCACAAAGAGCCCAACGATCCCTACCTATCAATGACTGTGaacaggagcaggagcagggtgTGCACGATATAGTCCAGCTGTTGCCAGGAGTGGGAACCTACTACAACCTGGGCACAGCTCTGTATTATGCTGCTCAGAACTGCTCAGACAAGGCCAAGGAACGAGGCCAAGATGGGGTCATAGATATGGGTTATGACTTTCTGATGACCATGGTTGGGTTATCTGGGGGACCCACAGGACTACTAATCAGCGCTGCACTTAAACCTGCAGTGAAGGCTGGGATTCAACAGTTGATCCAGTATTACTATGTGAATGAGGCAAACACCCCTCTGCCAGAGATCAGCGAGGAGACCTGGGGGAGGGCTTTAAATGTGAGTGACCTGGAAGAAACAACTTCCAAGGCCCTTTGA